Proteins encoded within one genomic window of Nitrospina gracilis 3/211:
- the rpsU gene encoding 30S ribosomal protein S21, with protein sequence MEVVVHQNQVDKALKALKRQMTKEGLLKELKRRRFYEKPSVKKKRKQKEAKKKRKSAQRRGYS encoded by the coding sequence CTGGAAGTCGTTGTCCATCAGAATCAGGTCGATAAAGCATTAAAAGCCTTGAAGCGCCAAATGACCAAGGAAGGTTTGCTGAAAGAACTGAAGAGGCGCCGGTTTTACGAAAAACCCTCAGTCAAGAAAAAGCGCAAACAGAAAGAAGCAAAGAAAAAGCGCAAATCCGCACAACGAAGAGGTTATTCCTGA
- a CDS encoding biotin/lipoyl-containing protein, whose product TVMVLESMKMETEVHSPYSGTINSILVQEGANVQTGDELILIS is encoded by the coding sequence ACGGTGATGGTCCTCGAATCCATGAAAATGGAAACCGAGGTCCACTCTCCGTATTCCGGAACCATCAACAGCATCCTGGTTCAGGAAGGGGCTAACGTACAAACCGGCGACGAACTCATTCTGATATCTTAA
- a CDS encoding sodium ion-translocating decarboxylase subunit beta, producing the protein MDFTFQDAINRILHSTGFAAIEGGQIIMILVSLVLLYLAIWKKFEPLLLLPIGFGCLLANLPLSNMANTNDGGLLNIFYSGVKHEVLPPLIFLGVGALTDFGPLLAYPATLMLGAAAQVGVYTTLIGAVALGFNLQEASAIGIIGGADGPTSIFLAAKLAPHLLGPIAVAAYSYMSLVPLIQPPIMRALTTEKERKVKMEQLKPISQTVKILFPIISTLVCILMLPGVAPLLGMFMLGNLFRESGVTGRLHDTAQTHLINFVTILLALAVGSSMTAESFLTLDTIKIIVLGLLAFAFATAGGVLFGKLMYILSGGRVNPLIGSAGVSAVPMAARVSQKVGQEEDKSNFLLMHAMGPNVAGVIGSAVAAGVFLSLFGDIGPASEGASHAAVQTIELFAANTGAGN; encoded by the coding sequence ATGGACTTCACATTTCAGGACGCTATAAACCGGATTCTCCATTCCACCGGGTTCGCCGCGATCGAAGGAGGCCAGATCATTATGATCCTGGTCTCTCTCGTCCTGTTGTACCTGGCGATCTGGAAAAAATTTGAACCCCTGCTTCTGCTTCCCATCGGCTTCGGTTGCCTGCTGGCCAACCTGCCGCTCAGCAACATGGCCAACACCAACGACGGCGGCCTGCTGAACATTTTTTACTCCGGGGTCAAGCACGAGGTACTGCCGCCGTTGATCTTTCTCGGCGTCGGCGCACTGACGGACTTCGGTCCCCTGCTCGCCTATCCCGCGACCCTTATGCTGGGCGCGGCGGCGCAGGTGGGCGTGTACACCACGCTGATCGGCGCGGTCGCTCTCGGGTTCAACCTGCAGGAAGCCAGCGCCATCGGCATCATCGGCGGAGCGGACGGACCGACATCCATTTTCCTGGCGGCCAAGCTGGCTCCCCATTTATTGGGACCGATCGCCGTCGCCGCGTATTCTTACATGTCGCTCGTCCCGCTCATTCAACCGCCCATCATGCGCGCGCTGACCACGGAAAAAGAACGCAAGGTGAAAATGGAGCAGTTGAAACCGATCTCGCAGACGGTGAAGATTCTGTTCCCCATCATCTCCACCCTGGTCTGCATATTGATGCTTCCCGGCGTGGCGCCGCTCCTTGGTATGTTCATGCTGGGCAACCTGTTCCGCGAGTCCGGCGTCACCGGACGCCTGCATGACACGGCGCAGACGCACCTCATCAACTTCGTCACCATCCTGCTGGCCCTGGCCGTGGGATCGTCCATGACCGCAGAATCGTTCCTCACGCTGGACACGATCAAGATCATCGTGCTGGGCCTGCTGGCGTTTGCATTCGCAACGGCGGGAGGTGTGCTGTTTGGAAAGCTGATGTACATTTTGTCGGGAGGACGGGTTAATCCGCTGATCGGCTCGGCGGGCGTGTCGGCCGTGCCCATGGCAGCGCGCGTGTCCCAGAAGGTGGGTCAGGAGGAGGACAAATCCAACTTCCTGCTCATGCACGCGATGGGACCCAACGTCGCCGGGGTCATCGGCAGTGCCGTGGCGGCAGGTGTGTTTCTATCTCTGTTCGGCGACATCGGACCCGCCAGCGAAGGCGCGTCTCATGCGGCAGTGCAGACCATCGAACTGTTCGCCGCCAATACGGGAGCCGGAAACTGA
- a CDS encoding YhdP family protein — protein MPFSKKKLFLRLLVAVLLLCVGVGALLYLRLSDEETVKGMFISELEHLVGQPVTLESVEVDFEEEGLGLRLNRLSLLHTDAPESGGQPQIDFSARSVWIGFRILPFLSKQQVSIHSVEVEGADIQLVRDRRGRLPFSKPVSSASTQGQNAATSMLWMSTIRSIEMEQSTLRWIDHSVPDSEGSPSKITLHSVNLALSRPLLAAKVKLKMEAAWAPRKLNEPDLALEGEVDFAGGFDNLGALHYSGRLQTDRLRSERLRHYWEKVLKFEMRPAILRLRSNFSGTWGTILEASGTLEHQFDPGNETPSLTTADTPPAGGFEFDVVWTPGALEVRQAGYTMGDFRFQVQGALTPFPAPDPGMAFRMRASALSPAQLDETFPFHLIPQEVRSSALRYWKSGQIEVESAAFRGGWNELQEILAGTLSGKLSVVVNLDNVNGDGELAPFKAVTGRLEYHEGRVTAKLERARWKKVTLANIDSTIRDLTTEPQMKTQLEAHVKIDDLAALARTLEGAGSVEKALQSIQQASGESETQLTLSGPLLSPAQWAVQGETRVREASFQAGSMMSPFQKIEGTVAFQNALGPESQATRWTLRFAEFSAECRNHRFHDVSGITHLSGGEVKTEITAQVDLGALQSKQFIPATAVSGSFGRFLSKMEVSDGTLNIEYSEERFADPKKQTKMTGTVRFDNVSILYRDLFRPLQKVTGSLAFDGKKVSFETSEARYGDSSIRLQGTFFNPGKPKAELVLKATASDFQRQDFIDVPFLETLSYEGVVQVESVLHWTKRSVTLKSSIDLTGASYSYRDLLAKPEAVPNTIETVMVFTDKEGIDFKTLAVGLNGNRFSGTATLVLEDPTRFEFKLGASGFQVASLSPYIKPLRGARAGVLNFDISGKGLLDQPESANYQGRIELSEVRLAPEQVPMPVWVNGELFFANRVVKVTKGRVTLGKMPLTIEGKLVAKEQPEWDLSVSGKVLDTTQFKKEGEPDSSEPAGVMAAGWTAEPWFQHGSGSLKINLAKLMVPRAHFHDFQGTFQFERGTVSTDTLRWGRKGRDRFDVRAVLKLMPEQPPELSAHIVSTGTRAEGFFNVFGGLFENCLTGTLERLEARVSARGKSLPELTRALNGTLVLRVRNGRIQTGRLLNGTIQLFGYSLDPDKAAKRRSGPFTDYKVIKGDFSLKDGVAVTENFIFENPKQLMTLVGSFDLNERNMDTTVGVAPWRAVDSFFKKIPLVGKIITAGEEESVFKSYYQVRGPFENPEVKTVPITSVGKKVVGMFGAILRTPQYILSGDKEQTGQN, from the coding sequence ATGCCCTTTTCCAAAAAGAAACTCTTTCTTCGATTGCTGGTTGCGGTGCTGCTTCTGTGCGTTGGAGTGGGGGCATTGCTTTATCTCCGCCTCAGCGATGAAGAGACGGTGAAGGGCATGTTCATCTCCGAACTGGAGCACCTGGTGGGCCAGCCGGTGACGCTGGAATCGGTGGAAGTGGATTTCGAAGAGGAAGGCCTGGGCCTGCGCCTCAACCGGTTGAGCCTGCTTCACACCGACGCTCCCGAAAGCGGGGGGCAACCGCAGATAGATTTTTCCGCCCGGTCAGTATGGATCGGTTTCCGTATCCTTCCTTTCCTTTCCAAGCAGCAGGTGTCCATTCACAGCGTCGAGGTCGAGGGTGCGGACATTCAACTGGTGCGTGACCGGAGAGGGCGCCTGCCGTTTTCGAAACCGGTTTCCTCCGCCTCCACCCAGGGACAGAACGCAGCCACATCCATGTTGTGGATGAGTACGATCCGCAGCATCGAAATGGAACAGAGCACACTGCGCTGGATCGATCATTCGGTTCCGGACAGCGAGGGATCGCCGTCCAAAATCACTTTGCATTCTGTAAACCTGGCTTTATCCCGGCCTCTTTTGGCGGCGAAGGTGAAGTTGAAAATGGAAGCGGCCTGGGCCCCGCGCAAATTGAATGAACCGGATCTCGCGCTGGAAGGGGAAGTCGATTTCGCCGGGGGTTTCGATAACCTGGGGGCATTGCATTATTCCGGCCGTTTGCAAACCGACCGGTTGCGAAGTGAGCGGCTGCGGCACTATTGGGAGAAGGTTCTGAAATTCGAAATGCGCCCCGCCATTCTGCGCCTGCGATCCAACTTTTCGGGCACCTGGGGAACGATTCTGGAAGCATCGGGCACGCTGGAACATCAGTTCGACCCGGGGAATGAAACGCCCTCACTGACAACGGCGGACACACCCCCTGCCGGAGGGTTTGAATTCGACGTGGTGTGGACGCCGGGAGCGCTGGAAGTACGCCAGGCCGGCTACACCATGGGTGATTTCCGGTTTCAGGTGCAGGGAGCCCTCACCCCGTTTCCCGCGCCGGATCCCGGGATGGCCTTTCGGATGCGCGCTTCCGCCTTGTCTCCGGCTCAACTGGACGAAACGTTTCCGTTTCACCTCATCCCGCAGGAGGTGCGTTCGTCTGCGCTTCGTTACTGGAAATCCGGGCAGATTGAAGTGGAATCGGCGGCGTTTCGTGGGGGATGGAACGAGTTGCAGGAAATCCTGGCCGGTACCCTTTCCGGTAAACTATCGGTGGTCGTGAACCTGGACAACGTGAATGGCGATGGCGAACTTGCCCCTTTCAAGGCGGTGACGGGGAGGTTGGAATACCATGAAGGCCGTGTCACGGCGAAATTGGAGCGGGCCCGGTGGAAAAAGGTGACACTTGCCAACATCGACAGCACGATCCGCGACCTCACCACCGAACCGCAAATGAAAACCCAATTGGAAGCGCATGTGAAAATCGACGACCTGGCTGCGTTGGCCCGTACACTGGAGGGGGCAGGGAGCGTGGAAAAAGCGTTGCAGTCGATCCAGCAGGCCAGCGGGGAAAGCGAAACGCAGTTGACCCTGTCGGGTCCCCTGTTGTCACCGGCTCAATGGGCGGTCCAGGGTGAGACCCGGGTGCGGGAAGCTTCGTTCCAGGCCGGAAGCATGATGTCTCCCTTTCAGAAAATTGAGGGAACGGTCGCATTCCAGAATGCATTGGGCCCTGAAAGCCAGGCAACCCGGTGGACATTGCGGTTTGCGGAATTTTCGGCGGAATGCCGCAATCACCGTTTTCATGATGTTTCCGGGATCACGCATCTTTCCGGTGGTGAAGTGAAGACCGAGATCACGGCGCAGGTGGACCTCGGGGCGTTGCAGTCGAAACAGTTCATTCCTGCGACGGCGGTTTCCGGAAGTTTCGGCCGCTTCCTCAGCAAAATGGAAGTATCGGACGGAACATTGAACATCGAGTATAGCGAGGAGCGGTTTGCCGACCCGAAAAAACAAACCAAAATGACCGGCACAGTGCGTTTCGACAACGTATCGATTCTCTACCGTGACCTGTTTCGGCCTTTACAGAAGGTGACCGGATCGCTTGCCTTTGACGGGAAAAAAGTTTCGTTTGAGACCAGCGAAGCGCGTTACGGGGATTCCAGTATCCGGTTGCAGGGAACGTTCTTTAATCCCGGAAAACCCAAGGCGGAACTGGTTCTCAAGGCGACGGCTTCCGATTTTCAAAGACAGGATTTCATCGACGTTCCCTTCCTGGAAACACTTTCGTACGAAGGGGTGGTTCAGGTGGAGTCCGTTCTGCACTGGACGAAGCGCTCGGTCACATTGAAGAGCTCCATCGATCTCACGGGAGCTTCGTATTCATACCGGGACCTGCTTGCCAAACCGGAAGCGGTGCCCAACACCATCGAAACGGTGATGGTGTTTACCGACAAGGAAGGAATCGACTTCAAAACACTGGCGGTCGGGTTGAACGGAAACCGGTTTTCCGGCACCGCCACCCTGGTTCTGGAAGACCCCACCCGGTTTGAGTTCAAGCTGGGAGCCAGCGGTTTCCAGGTAGCCTCTCTTTCTCCCTACATCAAACCCCTGCGCGGTGCCCGCGCCGGAGTGCTGAACTTCGACATTTCAGGAAAGGGGTTGCTGGACCAGCCGGAATCGGCAAATTACCAGGGCCGGATCGAATTGAGCGAGGTCCGGCTTGCTCCCGAGCAGGTGCCCATGCCGGTGTGGGTGAATGGGGAACTGTTCTTCGCCAACCGTGTGGTGAAGGTGACGAAGGGCAGGGTGACTCTCGGCAAAATGCCCTTGACCATCGAAGGCAAACTCGTTGCCAAGGAACAGCCTGAATGGGATTTGAGTGTCAGTGGAAAGGTGCTGGACACGACCCAGTTCAAAAAAGAAGGCGAACCGGATTCCTCCGAACCCGCCGGGGTGATGGCCGCAGGATGGACGGCGGAGCCCTGGTTCCAGCATGGATCGGGGTCCTTGAAAATCAACCTGGCCAAGTTGATGGTCCCTCGCGCGCACTTTCACGATTTTCAGGGAACGTTCCAATTTGAAAGAGGAACCGTGTCCACGGACACCCTGAGATGGGGTCGAAAGGGACGCGATCGATTTGACGTCCGGGCGGTTCTGAAGTTGATGCCGGAGCAGCCCCCGGAGCTCTCGGCACATATCGTTTCGACCGGAACACGGGCGGAAGGGTTTTTTAATGTGTTTGGAGGTCTGTTTGAAAACTGCCTGACCGGAACGCTGGAGCGGCTGGAGGCCCGCGTGTCTGCGCGCGGCAAGAGTTTACCAGAACTCACCCGCGCGCTGAACGGCACGCTGGTGCTTCGTGTCCGAAACGGGAGGATCCAGACCGGGCGCCTGCTGAACGGTACCATTCAATTGTTCGGGTACTCGCTGGACCCGGATAAAGCTGCCAAGCGCAGAAGCGGTCCTTTCACAGATTACAAGGTGATCAAGGGGGACTTTTCTCTCAAGGATGGAGTGGCGGTCACCGAAAATTTCATTTTTGAAAACCCAAAACAACTGATGACCCTCGTCGGTTCATTTGATTTGAACGAGCGCAACATGGATACTACGGTTGGGGTGGCACCGTGGCGTGCGGTGGATTCGTTCTTCAAAAAGATCCCACTGGTCGGTAAAATCATCACCGCTGGAGAAGAGGAAAGCGTATTTAAAAGTTATTACCAGGTTCGGGGACCGTTTGAAAATCCTGAGGTCAAAACGGTACCCATTACCTCTGTGGGTAAAAAAGTGGTGGGCATGTTCGGCGCCATACTGAGAACGCCGCAGTACATCCTTTCCGGAGACAAGGAACAAACAGGACAGAATTAA
- a CDS encoding tetratricopeptide repeat protein — translation MDWDDNGYILGNTMIRSLAPENILHMLISLQPFYWQPMTWLSHAIDYRLFGLEPAGHHFVSIVLHGINAFLVFLLIFHFANRAYPGLRGRSGVLLACAWAALVFAVHPLRVESVVWAAERKDLLCALFMFSALLVYLWYADATEKAERQRWYKWVLFLFLLALMSKPMAVTFPVVVLILDLYPLNRISSRTDAWKCFTEKIPHFVMSFATAVITFIAQKIQGAVVAIDELSFTVRIVNALRSTVFYIEKTLWPQPLVPLYPFPDWDVRMWLEVATFFVICWFCIVKWNEGRRYWMAVWLIYLVTLSPVIGIIQVGGQAAADRFTYIPTLGFYVLLALGVIRLWRFFAERRREVLASVIIGYFAIVVIGVTSVWTIKQIPVWKNTGVFWEWVIAHFPDKLARAHTNLGIYYNKQGNEDGAMDMFRQAIRIKEDYEPPYNLLALAYQNRGQWEQAEKMFHDALAVKQDAMVENNLGLLYMQKGDHERAETWFRKAVATNPDFAQPYNNLGLLFEKMKQPEEAERFYKKAIETNFDLSEAHANLGNLYKKRKQFDAAIVEFSISVFLSPDNADMHNAFAEALMAAGYLDKAEQQLKKALHLRPGHVSAQANLRKIHEHKGSAT, via the coding sequence GTGGACTGGGATGACAACGGTTACATCCTGGGCAACACGATGATCCGGTCCCTGGCTCCGGAAAACATCCTGCATATGCTGATCAGTCTGCAGCCGTTTTACTGGCAGCCGATGACGTGGTTGTCCCATGCCATCGATTATCGTCTGTTTGGGCTGGAGCCTGCGGGCCATCATTTTGTGAGCATCGTCCTGCACGGTATCAATGCATTTCTGGTTTTCCTTTTGATTTTTCATTTTGCCAACCGGGCGTACCCTGGGCTGAGGGGACGGAGCGGGGTGCTTCTGGCCTGCGCCTGGGCGGCGCTCGTGTTTGCCGTGCACCCTCTTCGTGTGGAGTCGGTGGTCTGGGCGGCGGAAAGAAAGGACCTGCTGTGCGCGCTGTTCATGTTCAGTGCGCTTCTGGTTTACCTGTGGTATGCGGATGCCACCGAAAAGGCGGAACGCCAAAGATGGTACAAGTGGGTACTGTTCCTGTTCCTGCTGGCTTTGATGTCCAAACCCATGGCTGTCACGTTTCCCGTTGTCGTTCTGATATTGGACCTGTACCCCTTGAACCGGATATCCAGCCGGACCGATGCCTGGAAGTGTTTTACTGAAAAGATCCCGCATTTTGTGATGAGTTTCGCCACGGCGGTCATTACGTTCATCGCGCAGAAAATCCAGGGTGCGGTGGTCGCGATCGACGAGTTGAGTTTCACCGTCCGTATCGTGAACGCACTGAGAAGTACGGTTTTTTACATTGAAAAAACCCTGTGGCCGCAACCCCTGGTGCCGTTGTATCCCTTTCCCGACTGGGATGTGAGAATGTGGCTGGAGGTGGCGACGTTTTTTGTTATCTGCTGGTTCTGTATCGTCAAGTGGAATGAAGGCCGCCGCTACTGGATGGCAGTTTGGCTGATATACCTGGTGACGCTGTCGCCGGTGATCGGAATCATTCAAGTCGGCGGTCAGGCTGCCGCCGACCGGTTCACCTACATTCCCACACTCGGATTTTATGTGCTGCTGGCCCTTGGGGTCATCCGTTTGTGGAGATTTTTCGCCGAGCGGCGGCGCGAGGTGCTGGCCAGCGTGATCATCGGGTATTTCGCCATTGTGGTTATCGGAGTGACCAGCGTGTGGACCATCAAGCAGATTCCCGTGTGGAAGAATACCGGTGTGTTCTGGGAGTGGGTGATCGCGCATTTTCCCGACAAGTTGGCCCGGGCGCACACCAACCTGGGCATCTATTACAATAAACAGGGCAATGAAGACGGCGCGATGGACATGTTTCGGCAAGCCATCCGCATCAAGGAAGATTATGAACCCCCGTACAACCTGCTGGCGTTGGCCTACCAGAACCGGGGGCAATGGGAACAGGCGGAAAAAATGTTTCACGATGCGCTGGCGGTGAAACAGGACGCGATGGTCGAGAACAACCTGGGATTGTTGTACATGCAAAAAGGGGATCATGAACGAGCGGAAACCTGGTTTCGCAAGGCGGTGGCCACCAACCCCGACTTCGCCCAACCGTATAACAATCTCGGTTTGCTGTTCGAGAAGATGAAGCAGCCCGAAGAGGCCGAGCGATTCTATAAAAAGGCCATCGAAACCAATTTCGATCTGTCCGAGGCGCACGCCAACCTGGGGAACCTTTATAAAAAACGGAAGCAGTTTGACGCCGCCATTGTGGAATTTTCGATCTCCGTTTTTTTAAGCCCGGACAATGCGGATATGCACAACGCTTTCGCGGAGGCACTCATGGCGGCGGGGTACCTGGACAAGGCGGAGCAGCAATTAAAAAAGGCCCTGCACCTCCGGCCCGGCCATGTTTCGGCCCAGGCCAATCTGAGGAAAATTCACGAGCACAAAGGTTCCGCCACTTGA
- a CDS encoding ChaN family lipoprotein, producing the protein MSTHSRTLIIALFFLILGLPGRGLAVEFAVPNNGSPYRNLGELETGQILHLPTGVVVTPDQMMHTISNSRVIYVGETHDNLEAHRVQLEVIRDLHRRYPGKVVVGMEMFRRSAQGQLDLWHEGKLTPRQFRKLFRENWGMGIQLYKPIFDFLEANRIPLIGLKSSEVTEQRLREGGLHKPGLPDIDESDPYHRAYSMALFGGHDSHSTEGFHPYQMLLLWEESMAETVAEFLGDDRYPDHKMVVLAGGFHVQYGYGIPKRAFRRVPHSYSIVLPTVTDIPDNLKNREMKFESVGIPLYSGDFAWKLDYVVPPPMRIRLGVYLEDRDDGLHVIRVMPNSNAERMGIRKDDLIQKLNGSRVVDTEELSSRLQKHDFGETVRVHLMRNQREVEVEGVLQKPPESPHE; encoded by the coding sequence ATGTCGACCCATTCACGCACGCTCATAATCGCTTTGTTTTTTTTGATATTAGGGCTCCCCGGCCGGGGGCTCGCCGTGGAGTTCGCCGTTCCAAACAACGGGTCCCCCTACCGCAACCTGGGCGAGCTGGAAACCGGCCAGATCCTGCATCTGCCCACCGGGGTCGTGGTCACCCCGGACCAGATGATGCACACCATTTCGAACTCACGTGTCATCTACGTCGGCGAAACCCACGACAACCTGGAAGCCCACCGCGTGCAGTTGGAAGTCATCCGTGACCTGCACCGGCGTTATCCCGGAAAAGTGGTCGTCGGCATGGAAATGTTTCGCCGCTCGGCACAAGGTCAACTCGACCTATGGCATGAGGGAAAACTCACCCCACGCCAGTTCCGCAAACTGTTTCGTGAAAACTGGGGAATGGGAATTCAACTCTACAAGCCGATCTTCGACTTTCTGGAAGCCAACCGTATCCCCCTGATCGGTTTGAAATCAAGCGAGGTTACGGAACAACGCCTGCGTGAAGGCGGCCTGCACAAACCCGGCCTGCCGGACATCGATGAGAGCGATCCCTACCACCGAGCCTATTCCATGGCGCTGTTCGGCGGTCACGATTCGCATTCCACCGAGGGGTTCCATCCCTACCAGATGCTCTTGCTGTGGGAAGAAAGCATGGCAGAGACGGTGGCCGAGTTTCTGGGCGACGACCGCTACCCGGACCACAAGATGGTGGTGCTGGCCGGGGGCTTTCATGTGCAGTACGGTTACGGCATCCCCAAGCGGGCCTTTCGCCGTGTCCCGCACTCCTACTCCATCGTGTTGCCCACGGTGACGGACATTCCGGACAACCTCAAGAACCGCGAAATGAAGTTTGAATCGGTGGGAATTCCGCTCTACAGCGGCGACTTTGCGTGGAAGCTGGATTACGTGGTGCCACCGCCCATGCGTATTCGCCTCGGGGTGTACCTGGAAGACCGCGACGATGGCCTGCATGTGATCCGCGTCATGCCCAACTCCAACGCCGAGCGCATGGGCATCCGGAAGGACGACCTCATCCAGAAACTGAACGGATCACGTGTGGTGGATACGGAGGAACTGTCATCACGCCTGCAGAAACACGACTTCGGTGAAACCGTGCGCGTTCACCTGATGCGCAACCAACGGGAGGTTGAGGTGGAAGGGGTCCTGCAAAAACCGCCGGAATCGCCGCACGAATGA
- a CDS encoding ABC transporter ATP-binding protein: MIELKDLVKTYRDVHAVKGINLKVPPGEFFGFLGPNGAGKTTTIKMLVGLLKPTSGSVVIGGYDVSKEPLRAKSIFGYIPDRPFIYEKLTGREYLMFIAKLYGVDMKVAEERADEFLSFFDLMDAENALIEGYSHGMKQKLIISAALLHEPKVLIVDEPMVGLDPKGARQVKQLFTDLCRRGAAVFMSTHSLGIAQAMCHRIGIIQKGEVIALGSMEELRRMAKKDQEHLELEDIFLELTGDTNLERLGVSMEHPAA; this comes from the coding sequence GTGATCGAACTCAAAGACCTCGTCAAAACCTACCGCGACGTCCATGCCGTGAAAGGGATCAACCTGAAGGTGCCTCCGGGCGAGTTCTTCGGTTTCCTTGGCCCCAACGGTGCGGGCAAAACCACCACCATTAAAATGCTGGTCGGCCTGTTGAAACCCACCAGCGGTTCGGTGGTCATCGGCGGCTACGATGTATCCAAAGAACCCCTCCGCGCCAAGTCCATTTTCGGCTACATTCCGGACCGACCGTTCATCTACGAAAAACTCACCGGCCGCGAGTACCTGATGTTCATAGCCAAGCTGTACGGTGTGGACATGAAGGTCGCTGAGGAACGTGCCGACGAGTTTTTATCGTTCTTCGATCTCATGGATGCGGAGAACGCGCTCATCGAGGGTTATTCTCACGGGATGAAACAGAAGCTCATCATCTCCGCAGCGTTGTTGCACGAGCCCAAGGTGCTCATCGTGGACGAACCGATGGTGGGCCTCGATCCCAAGGGCGCCCGCCAGGTGAAGCAGTTGTTCACCGACCTGTGCCGACGGGGGGCGGCGGTGTTCATGTCCACGCACTCGCTTGGCATCGCGCAGGCCATGTGCCACCGCATCGGCATCATTCAAAAAGGGGAGGTCATCGCCCTCGGGTCGATGGAAGAACTCCGCCGCATGGCGAAGAAGGATCAGGAACACCTGGAGCTGGAAGACATTTTTCTGGAACTCACCGGGGATACCAATTTGGAGCGGCTCGGTGTTTCCATGGAACACCCGGCGGCGTGA
- the rlmB gene encoding 23S rRNA (guanosine(2251)-2'-O)-methyltransferase RlmB has product MSDQTSQECVYGVHPVRQALETGARHCYKIVLEKDKNPARLRDIQSLAKSRKIRIESLPRDAFRKRFGEQGQQGVVGFFAPVPTLGLRELMERALKATERPVVVLLDGIQDPQNLGALIRSAYVLGMQGIVVPRHRAVPLNETVARCSAGAIEHLPVSVVTNLNNGIAALKDAGFWIVGVDMEGNRTCDRFEFDMPVALVIGGEGKGLRLSTRKACDFIVAIPMDGQLGSLNASAAGAILFYEILRQRRAAPPSKQKKD; this is encoded by the coding sequence ATGTCCGATCAAACCAGTCAGGAATGCGTGTACGGCGTGCATCCGGTGCGCCAGGCGCTGGAAACGGGTGCCCGGCACTGCTATAAAATCGTCCTTGAAAAGGACAAAAACCCGGCCCGCCTGCGCGACATACAATCTCTCGCCAAAAGCCGTAAAATCCGAATCGAATCTCTGCCGCGAGACGCCTTCCGCAAACGCTTTGGGGAGCAGGGACAGCAGGGGGTGGTGGGATTTTTCGCACCGGTGCCAACTCTGGGGTTGCGCGAATTGATGGAACGCGCGCTCAAGGCGACAGAGCGACCGGTGGTGGTTCTGCTCGACGGCATTCAGGACCCACAAAATTTGGGTGCGCTGATCCGCTCGGCCTACGTGCTCGGCATGCAGGGAATAGTGGTGCCACGACACCGTGCGGTGCCGTTGAATGAAACCGTGGCCCGGTGCTCCGCCGGTGCCATTGAACACCTCCCGGTGAGCGTGGTGACCAACCTGAACAACGGCATCGCGGCGCTCAAGGATGCGGGGTTCTGGATCGTCGGGGTGGACATGGAGGGCAACCGCACCTGCGACCGGTTCGAGTTCGACATGCCCGTTGCACTGGTGATCGGCGGCGAGGGCAAGGGCCTGCGCCTGTCCACGCGCAAGGCCTGCGATTTCATCGTCGCCATTCCCATGGACGGCCAGCTGGGATCGTTGAACGCTTCGGCGGCGGGAGCCATCCTGTTTTACGAAATCCTGCGGCAACGACGTGCCGCACCCCCTTCCAAACAGAAAAAGGACTGA
- a CDS encoding OadG family protein codes for MSPLILTSIKVSFLALGVIFLVLGILIAAIKVMTSLIPYRAPAPVPAKTKPTAAAPAPAASQEDEHIAAIQAVMAHRLSGQQNLQITQISSK; via the coding sequence ATGAGCCCACTTATTCTTACTTCCATCAAGGTTTCGTTTCTGGCGCTGGGCGTCATCTTTCTCGTACTGGGGATTCTGATCGCGGCCATCAAGGTCATGACTTCGCTCATACCCTACCGGGCGCCCGCACCGGTTCCGGCCAAAACCAAACCCACCGCCGCCGCTCCTGCGCCGGCCGCTTCGCAGGAAGATGAACACATCGCCGCCATTCAGGCGGTGATGGCACACCGCTTAAGCGGACAGCAGAATCTGCAAATCACCCAGATCTCTTCCAAGTAA
- a CDS encoding acylphosphatase: protein MEDAAVHLKVEGRVQGVFFRATTEKVAKELGVTGWVRNLDDGSVEIHAEGGRDRLESLLDWCRKGPAMADVKHVDVEWVSAEGMTSFTIR from the coding sequence ATGGAGGACGCCGCCGTTCATTTGAAAGTCGAGGGTCGCGTGCAGGGCGTGTTTTTCCGCGCCACCACGGAGAAGGTGGCGAAGGAACTGGGCGTCACCGGGTGGGTTCGCAACCTCGACGACGGCTCGGTTGAAATACATGCCGAAGGCGGCCGCGACCGCCTCGAAAGCCTGCTCGACTGGTGCCGCAAGGGCCCTGCCATGGCGGACGTCAAGCATGTTGACGTGGAGTGGGTTTCCGCCGAAGGCATGACATCGTTCACCATCCGCTGA